The Trichoderma asperellum chromosome 6, complete sequence region TTGATATTTAGCACCTCATCATGGCGGTGATTTCACATGTAGCTTGACATTGATCCTACTAACCTCCACCTTTTGGCCGATTGCCTCTCACGTTGGCTATCTTGACTGGCTGTGAAGTGATTGCTGCCAGCGCCACAGCAAGACGGACGAGCTGGCCTCCACCTTCACCAGTGCGGCCCTCAAGTAAAATTGGCTTCATCGCACGAAAATATAGAACTGCGTTCGTGTCTTTGAGTATGAGATGGTTGGATGTGATTCTCCCACGTAGCGTGGGGCTTGCTGTGGTGTAAGTGCACAAGTGTTGCAGCCCTACGAGAGGTAAGATGGGACctgctgttttctctttgaCGAATTTGCTATCaggagaagacaaaaattGCTCTTGAGATGAAGTTTGTAAGgcattattataatttatgcGATGGGCGTTTCTTTGGTATTATCTGATACTCTGGGCACCATCTGTTGAATTGAGCCTAGATCTGCACAGCCGCTCCTAAGCCCCAACTTCACCGCCGGTGAGTCACCCACGGCGCCATTTCATGCATGCTTGTCGTTTTATTAGAATAGGATCTAGATTATGAAGTGCAAGCTCCAGtcaactattttttttatagatttttcaCTACATCAGCGATCTACATCAAGGCTTAGAATACACCAAACAGCAGATGTGCGACGGCTAAAGAGATACAACTGGTTACATATACAATACTCAAATCTCATTCATTGCGGCTACTATACAGCTAACAATGTGACACTCATGAGTGCACTCGGTATCATAACAATACAAAAAACCCATTACCCAAACACGCAACAAAACATGCGGCATCATCTACCGTCTTTTCTCACCTCCCACCAAAAAACATCAGTGAAGCGTGTGTCATGCTTCTGTAAGAACATCAGTCTATAAACTGTGTTGTCCCATTTTGTCTCTACTTGTGCAGCCTCTCAGCTTGGCGATAAaatggaggaagaggctccAATTTCTGACGCAAAACCCAAACTCTGAAATGCCACAAAGCATTTTTGATCTGGTAGCTCATGTGTTTGCGTGTACTGACACCAAACACTTGatccagctcttcaaggGTAAGTGCCTTGGTCTCGGGAacaaagaggaggatgaggaaccAAAGAACGGCACACCAAGCTGCGTACCACCCAAATGCACCCTGAGAGGTAAATGCTCTCTGGAGCGATGGCCAGGTAAACGATAGAATGAAGTTGAAGCACCAAGTTGTTGCGGTAGCCCACGACATACCCACATCACGGACATGGACTGGGAACGCCTCTGCCGAGTATGTAAAAGGCACCGGGCCTTCACCTGGAGAATAAAAGACTTCGAAAAGATACATGCCAGTTGTAACCATGCCGACTCTCTTTTTGATGTTGCTTGGGTCATCAGGGATGAAAAAGGACATTCCGGTCCAGAGCAAAAAGATGCATAGGAAAGGAAAGGTAAAGAGTAAAAGGTTTCGGCGACCCCACCTATCAATGGTGAAGATTGCGGGAATAGCGAATACAAAATTGAGGATACCAGTACCCATCGATGCAAGTAAAGCTGAGTTGGTGGAGTAGCCAGAGTTCACAAAGATAGTGGTGCTGTAGTATGCGATGACATTCACTGCGTTGTAAGTTAGTATCTACAAtgtcaaagaaagaaaaaaaattaatcaAGAGAATCATAATAATATCCCTTACCTCCACAGAATTGTTGgctatataaaagaaaagatgtcAATCAGTATGGATTTCGAATAATTAAGATAGTGGTCGCTTTTACTTACCCAAACATAAGAATCCAAGTGGCCCATGTGGCACGACGGTTACGAGGGACAGTAAAAAGCTCAATAAATTGCGTGAAGAGATTCTTGCCCCTATTAACTTCTCTCTCGAGCTCTACTCCGACATAGGTGTAATAAGTGTCACGGGCGGCCTGGATGTTGGAGTGTCGAAGGCGTTGGAATGACCGAAAAGCCttcttaactttattatgCTGAATATACCAACTGCAAAAAAAGTCAGcgttaagctatataatgCACACATGGCAACAGAAACATACCGAGGGGATTCTGGGCAGAAATAAACTTGGACACAGACAATTAGGGGCAAAACGACGGTGCTGCCAAGCATGAGACGCCAGCCGAGACTTGGCTTGATGCCAGTTGATGGACCAAAGGCGACACCCATTATGTTGCCAAGCATGATGCCAAAAGCTGTCCACATCTGCCACTCTGTTGAAGATTCTCAGTTAGCTCTACACTGTATTGTCGAAAGGATAAGTAGCACTATGGAGACTTACGCATAACCAAGGCACCTCGAATCGGCGCTGGGCTGCACTCGGCGGCGTATACGGGTACTGTCGATGACTTGGGGCCAATTCCGAGTCCAAGGACAAATCGAGCAAGGAAGAGGTTCACCCAAGAGTTGGCAACACCCTCCCAAATCGAcgcaacagcagcgatgAAGCAAGAGATAAAGATGGTTCCTCTCCGCCCGAGAACTTTGTTCAGGGGCTCAGtcagccagcagccaaggatGGCGCAGCAGAGATACGGAGCGCCGACGACGAGGCCAGTAATATTGTCCTGCATGGATGGAGAGAATCGAGTGACGTTTGGGCCCGCGATATCGAGATCCGCCAAGTACAGCGCCTGAGCACCATTGTTGACCGTCTCGTCCATTCCCTGCACTGCAGCGGCCATGGAGCACATGCAACAAAGCCAGTAGAGCATAAATGGATGGGACCAACGGTGAGTCTGCTCGCGTTCGATGATAGTTTTGTCCTCTGCGGTGAGTTCTGACAGGGACTGGAGGGACTCTGGACTCTGGGCGGCCAGGGCGCCTTTGCGGAAGTCATCGAGATAGTCGTTGAGATCGTGGATTCGGCAGAACTCCCCAACGTCTTTTAGAAGCTCCTCTTTGGTGCGTTGCTTGAGAGGATTTTCGAAAACGGCAGAGAGATTCTCTATGTTGGCAAAGGAGCCACGCCGAGGCACATCTTCCACGTTCTCAGTGCCATCATGAGAGCTAATactgtcttttttctccatgATGTGCACAGATGCTTGGTTCCAATAATCAATGGTGAAGATGGGATGGGCGAGGGGTTTAAGTCAACGATGGAGTTGTTGACACGCGTAGCACTTGGTAGTCAGGGAGCACAGATACGTGTAAGTGAGATTGCATGGGCAAGAGGACAAGCTGCACCTGCATCCCTATGTCTAGGTAGAAGATTGAGCTTGAATAGATGCTCCAGATACTTGGACTGCTTCAAGGGGACTTGGGAGCATTATATTCATGACATATGATAAAAGGAGCTCTCCAAAAAGTCATTGTCGACACGAAGGAGACTCTTGACTGTTATAACATGCTCCCCTTATCGCATCTTGCATGTAAGTCGCCCTCCATCTTCCTCCAACTTCCCCAATTGGAGGCGTCAGCCACCAACCTAATCATCAGCAATGCTTGAATGCCGCTTGGCTCTTGTGATTTCTAAGGGCCGGCACCAACAGGCATTGTCCGCCATCAACGCCGATCACCTCGCGAGAAGGCGTCCCAGGATCCCAAACCTTGGTTCTCCTGCACACACAGCACGGTATTCCGTCCCGAGGCTGCGTACTGTAGGGGGGCCATCATCACTTATAGGCTGCTTTGTCTGGGAATCTCGTTGCCTGGAGAAAAAGCGGAtctttttattgttttctttgtATCCTCCCGGTTCAATACTGGAGCTCCACGAAGCATCTTGACCCACCTCGGGAACTGGAGAACTGGAGAAGACAGGGTCGTGGATACATGAAGTACACACAATATGATGTGACATTATATGCACAAAAAGGCGAGTGGCCGCTGCTAAACGGCTGTTTGCTCCCTCCGCACTTGTTCAAAATGGCCGGCATCAAAACGGGCTCCTTTTTTCGGAGAATATGGTTTCGCCCGCCGAATTCTCATGAGGAATTCGGAGCCGTCTCTTAACTTCTGGCTACCCTACTTTCCATCGGGGTTGCCAAAGATGGTAATCGTGGCGCCTAGCCGGTGATGTAATAACCATAATATCTTCTATGCCGGTGCCACAGCGACTCCTACAACATGATTTGCGCAAGAAGCCATCCTTCTGAGCCTAGCCCGGCTCTGGCTGGATTCTCCCGATGCTTCCCAACAACCACCAGCCAAGCCATCAGCTATTTCCGGCCATGTTCCGACGTCATTAAGAAAGCTCCTGCGCACATCTTGCGATGGCAATGAAGCGGATCGGCGTCGGATTTTCCAAGACGAGAGCACAATGACGATGCCGGCCTTTACTAATGCTCGCTTTACTCTGCAGTAACAAAGCATCAGCATCCAAGCATGGCCCAATTCTCCGCAAAATTCCCCGCAGTCACTCCATCCGCTGAACAAAGTCACGAGCGGTGACATCTACTGTGAATTGATCAATGCGTTGCATGTCGCCATATTTTTTTGGAGTCGGCTCTTCCCATGCTCCAGTTTCCCCGGATTTTCGGCGCCCCAATGCTCCAGATGCCCTCTTTTCCACATGGTGAAACATTCTGGAGAGCAATGACACGACGCTGCAATAATTATGTGCCTGATTTCAATCTCAAGTCTCAGCGAGAATGCGAACTGCAGGGACCCTGATCAGCGCAGATGATCTTCTATTGGAGCAGGCATTATCATGTGCCTTTCAGCTTTATGCCGCGGTCATCGATGGTGGAACTGTCAGCAAAACAATTCTGCTGCCTATCACTATACATATGCAGCTGTGCTTTAGAACTTCCTACAGATCACTTGCAGGTTCCGCGGGGTTGGCCGTGCTATGCAAAGCTTCTTTTACTTTGGAATGTCATTTACTTAGCAAACTGTGGCTTACCCGGAGTTAAGGGTATCATATCAGCACCCCATTCCTGGTATGATGTATCCAAGTGTCGATTTTAATCTATTGCAGATCTACGGCGACTTGCGTTGTTGCGATTGACCCTGTTTTGCCCAATAAATCAATACGCGATGACGACTTGGTATATACAGGAACAGCAGCACCTCGTACCCAAGCATTATCTATCCACACACTGTAGCCCCTCCACGGACTCACATCCGTGTATAATCACTTTGGTGCTCTGATCGACGTGATTGGCGAGGTGAACAGAGTTGTTGCAAGGCTGGCGCCACTCGGCCAATTCAATGTGTCTGCCTCTCAACCATGTGGTTACATCGTCATGCATGTCACTAAAGGAATCAGTGGGTGCTGATCTGCAGTCAAATTCTGCCATTCAACTATGAGAACGTCATTCTCACGAGACTCAATTTGCACGATGTGTACACTTGGAATATATGTAAACAAGCGATATACTGTGTATGACTTTGATTCGATTTGATAGCTATTGTAGTATCTGCACTCCTACTGCAGCTAGCTTGGTTGAACTGTATCTTTCATTCTAAGAAATTGAGATAAGATCCCATTCAAAGATGTTGGCATTCTGTAATTTGTCTGGCTATATCTGACCCTGTATTTTCAAGGCGTATATTCCACTAAacataattataattttgtTGTGTCTATTTGAATATATCGGTTTCATCATGTATTGGATTATGTTAACCGTCAAACCGTCATATTATAATTTGAGGGGATAATAGCATTGCGGCTTAATGTGTAGCGCAAAGAGCTTGGGTAGGAGTTTTTGGAGATGACAAGGCTTAGATTTGAAGCGTATGGAAAACGAAACGGCATGAATTGTCTGTTTATAGAGTTGATTAAGCGGACTTCGCAAATCTAAGCTTAAATCCTGACGTTTATTCGCTTCAATGGGAACGAGTGTATCAGATCAGATGGAACCACGTGGAGATGatcagaggaagaagcgagTGAGTAGACTCTCGGGCCAGCAATTTAACCAATCACAATGATTTCTCTGTTGTAGCGAAATCCAGAC contains the following coding sequences:
- a CDS encoding uncharacterized protein (EggNog:ENOG41~TransMembrane:11 (i106-124o158-178i190-212o252-270i282-302o374-396i408-429o441-459i471-488o508-528i540-559o)) yields the protein MEKKDSISSHDGTENVEDVPRRGSFANIENLSAVFENPLKQRTKEELLKDVGEFCRIHDLNDYLDDFRKGALAAQSPESLQSLSELTAEDKTIIEREQTHRWSHPFMLYWLCCMCSMAAAVQGMDETVNNGAQALYLADLDIAGPNVTRFSPSMQDNITGLVVGAPYLCCAILGCWLTEPLNKVLGRRGTIFISCFIAAVASIWEGVANSWVNLFLARFVLGLGIGPKSSTVPVYAAECSPAPIRGALVMQWQMWTAFGIMLGNIMGVAFGPSTGIKPSLGWRLMLGSTVVLPLIVCVQVYFCPESPRWYIQHNKVKKAFRSFQRLRHSNIQAARDTYYTYVGVELEREVNRGKNLFTQFIELFTVPRNRRATWATWILMFGQQFCGVNVIAYYSTTIFVNSGYSTNSALLASMGTGILNFVFAIPAIFTIDRWGRRNLLLFTFPFLCIFLLWTGMSFFIPDDPSNIKKRVGMVTTGMYLFEVFYSPGEGPVPFTYSAEAFPVHVRDVGMSWATATTWCFNFILSFTWPSLQRAFTSQGAFGWYAAWCAVLWFLILLFVPETKALTLEELDQVFGVSTRKHMSYQIKNALWHFRVWVLRQKLEPLPPFYRQAERLHK